Proteins encoded in a region of the Diabrotica undecimpunctata isolate CICGRU chromosome 10, icDiaUnde3, whole genome shotgun sequence genome:
- the LOC140451698 gene encoding uncharacterized protein, whose translation MGPRSKFTKNAISLHRRKNTADDFDLEDGKIKKCDQCIYLGVKLTKTGRTDEAIKDRITKGKRDIGALNSVLWQKNIRPETKKRIYNAILKSVIVYGSEVWQLSQKLKGNLLELETDFWRKAAGKSRLEHLRNEDIRNQMNV comes from the coding sequence ATGGGGCCTCgaagtaaatttacaaaaaacgcaATATCTTTGCATAGGAGGAAAAATACTGCAGATGACTTCGACTTAGAAGACGGGAAAATTAAGAAATGCGATCAATGTATATATTTGGGGGTAAAACTAACAAAGACAGGAAGAACTGATGAAGCCATAAAAGACAGAATAACCAAAGGGAAACGAGATATAGGTGCATTAAATTCAGTACTATGGCAGAAAAATATCAGACCGGAaacgaaaaaaagaatatataatgCCATATTGAAATCAGTAATCGTCTATGGCTCAGAAGTATGGCAGTTATCACAAAAACTTAAAGGTAACCTATTGGAACTTGAAACGGATTTTTGGAGGAAAGCAGCGGGAAAGTCTAGATTAGAACATCTGAGAAATGAGgacataaggaatcaaatgaatGTATAA